A window of Polaribacter litorisediminis contains these coding sequences:
- a CDS encoding ATP-grasp domain-containing protein → MKAPIFLILGARAPIALELSRSFHAQGLKVILADSLRFPIGRWSNSIAHFERLPKARQNTMEFVETISKLIIKYSITDIIPCCEEVFYIAKHKNNWNCKVWTSDIKLMNLLHNKETFAREFKDFLTIPETISLEKFSNWSQSDTYVFKPKYSRFASSTILNTLIHSNTINDPENWIAQKKVTGIEVCVYTIWDSGKLKGYSCYVPLYRVKKGAAIYFEHFENSQLKEKIKKFGEYYLYSGQLSFDVIISDNTFWFLECNPRGTSGAHLLRHSLAGSFYNDVVNTITDKNDYMLTSVLLFTKPFVFLSKKVQSAKGVIFSWQDPVPSFLQLISVLELIYIKLSKGISLTQATTYDIEWNGHED, encoded by the coding sequence TTGAAAGCACCTATTTTTCTGATTTTAGGCGCTAGAGCTCCCATCGCTTTAGAACTGTCTCGCAGCTTTCATGCGCAAGGTTTAAAAGTAATCCTTGCAGATTCTCTAAGATTTCCAATTGGTCGTTGGTCAAATAGTATTGCACACTTTGAGCGACTCCCAAAGGCGAGACAAAACACAATGGAATTTGTGGAAACCATTTCAAAACTAATCATAAAATACTCAATTACGGATATAATACCTTGCTGTGAAGAAGTATTTTACATTGCCAAACATAAGAATAATTGGAATTGTAAAGTGTGGACATCTGATATAAAACTTATGAATTTATTGCATAATAAGGAAACTTTTGCAAGAGAATTCAAAGACTTTTTAACCATACCAGAAACCATTTCCTTAGAGAAATTTTCAAATTGGTCGCAAAGTGATACCTATGTTTTTAAACCCAAATATTCGCGTTTTGCAAGTAGTACAATTTTAAACACTTTGATACATTCTAATACCATAAATGATCCTGAAAATTGGATTGCTCAAAAAAAAGTAACCGGAATAGAGGTCTGCGTTTACACTATTTGGGATTCTGGAAAATTAAAAGGCTATTCTTGCTATGTACCTTTATACCGAGTAAAAAAAGGAGCGGCTATTTACTTTGAACATTTTGAAAACAGCCAACTAAAAGAAAAAATTAAGAAATTTGGCGAGTATTACCTATACAGCGGTCAACTAAGTTTTGATGTCATTATTTCTGATAACACCTTTTGGTTTCTAGAGTGCAACCCCAGAGGTACTAGTGGAGCTCATTTATTGCGTCACAGTTTAGCTGGTTCCTTTTATAATGATGTTGTAAACACAATCACAGACAAAAATGATTACATGTTAACAAGTGTTCTTTTGTTTACAAAACCATTCGTATTTCTTTCCAAAAAAGTTCAAAGTGCCAAAGGAGTTATTTTTAGTTGGCAAGACCCTGTACCTTCTTTTTTACAACTTATTAGTGTGCTAGAATTAATCTATATTAAATTATCAAAAGGTATTAGTTTAACACAAGCAACTACTTATGATATTGAATGGAACGGGCATGAAGATTAG
- a CDS encoding class I SAM-dependent methyltransferase, with translation MIKSYIFKIVLLLIFTTTSCKSQNSTALNQKTYTFKKGDQNGIGKWYLGREIAYVMGYQGINWLERSNREKEENTSKLIKNMEIKPTDVIADIGAGSGYHTFKMAPIANKGTIYAVDIQPEMLQAMLINKKYETNKNIELVLGDEKSVNLPENKFDKVLMVDVYHEFNFPKEMVLSIKKSLKKTGKIYLIEYRSEDPLIPIKEIHKMSEKQAIKEMKAAGFKLDKNIDNLPIQHCMVFVRN, from the coding sequence ATGATAAAATCCTATATTTTTAAAATCGTTCTACTTTTAATTTTTACGACTACTTCTTGTAAATCTCAAAATAGCACTGCCCTTAATCAAAAAACATATACGTTTAAAAAAGGAGATCAAAACGGTATTGGCAAATGGTATTTAGGACGAGAAATTGCCTATGTAATGGGGTATCAAGGAATCAATTGGTTAGAGCGATCTAATAGAGAAAAAGAAGAAAACACCTCGAAACTTATTAAAAATATGGAGATCAAACCAACAGATGTCATTGCTGATATTGGTGCAGGTTCTGGGTATCATACTTTTAAGATGGCTCCTATTGCTAACAAAGGAACCATTTATGCGGTAGACATTCAACCAGAAATGTTACAAGCAATGCTAATCAATAAAAAATATGAAACGAACAAAAACATCGAACTTGTTTTGGGTGATGAAAAAAGCGTAAATCTTCCTGAAAATAAATTTGATAAAGTTTTAATGGTTGACGTGTATCACGAATTTAATTTTCCGAAAGAAATGGTTTTATCGATAAAAAAATCTCTAAAGAAAACAGGAAAAATATATTTAATTGAATATAGAAGTGAAGACCCTTTAATTCCTATTAAAGAAATTCATAAAATGTCTGAAAAACAAGCCATAAAAGAAATGAAGGCTGCTGGTTTTAAACTCGACAAAAACATTGATAATTTACCGATTCAGCATTGCATGGTTTTTGTTAGAAATTAA
- a CDS encoding DUF4856 domain-containing protein has translation MKKVILAFAIVASLMSCSSSDNPLIVEVPNTYSFSRNGSSTIAFPDQTTEIQMGDELAAALLNPLTTVSDLDGMFTNSGNKFSDATLNASSKSIRSKTAASKDFFEMNSSDAIQIKADFDTWITAQAEEVFPNWNNNAAQGVAGQLQEAGGGPIRWVNAKGLEYDQAIVKGLIGALMVDQILNNYLSTSVLDAGNNINDNTNDVLVPGENYTNMEHAWDSAFGYVYGNEQDITAPVLNVDQYLNKYVNRLKGDPDFAMIPDEIYEAFKLGRAAIVNKDYMARDAQIQILREKISEIIGIRAVYYLQVAKATLANDKGSAFHDLAEGFGFIYSLQFTRKPNSTEPYFTKSEVDGFINTLMQGDGFWDITTTTLDEMSETIAAKFNFTVAQAGS, from the coding sequence ATGAAAAAAGTAATTTTAGCCTTTGCAATTGTAGCTTCATTAATGTCTTGCAGTTCTTCAGATAATCCTTTAATTGTGGAAGTTCCAAATACCTACTCCTTTTCAAGAAACGGAAGCTCTACCATAGCGTTTCCTGATCAAACTACAGAAATACAGATGGGAGATGAACTAGCAGCAGCTTTATTAAATCCATTAACAACAGTGTCAGATTTAGATGGAATGTTTACAAACTCAGGTAACAAATTTTCTGATGCCACATTAAATGCATCTTCTAAGAGCATAAGAAGTAAAACAGCCGCATCAAAAGATTTTTTTGAAATGAATTCTTCGGATGCAATTCAAATTAAAGCCGATTTTGATACATGGATTACTGCTCAAGCAGAAGAAGTTTTTCCGAATTGGAATAACAACGCTGCACAAGGAGTCGCAGGACAACTTCAAGAAGCTGGTGGTGGTCCGATAAGATGGGTGAATGCAAAAGGCTTAGAATATGATCAAGCAATAGTTAAAGGACTAATTGGCGCTTTAATGGTTGATCAGATTCTAAATAATTACTTAAGCACTAGTGTTTTAGATGCCGGTAATAATATAAACGATAATACTAATGATGTTTTAGTTCCTGGTGAAAATTATACCAATATGGAGCATGCGTGGGATAGCGCTTTTGGTTATGTATATGGTAATGAGCAAGATATTACAGCGCCAGTTTTAAATGTAGATCAATATTTAAATAAATATGTAAACAGATTAAAAGGAGACCCTGATTTCGCAATGATACCAGACGAAATTTATGAGGCTTTTAAGTTGGGTAGGGCTGCAATTGTAAACAAAGATTACATGGCTAGAGATGCACAAATACAAATTTTAAGAGAAAAAATATCTGAAATTATAGGGATAAGAGCTGTCTATTATTTACAAGTTGCCAAGGCTACTTTAGCGAATGATAAAGGATCTGCTTTTCATGATTTAGCCGAAGGTTTTGGTTTTATTTATAGTTTACAGTTTACAAGAAAACCTAATTCTACGGAACCATACTTCACAAAATCAGAAGTAGACGGTTTTATAAATACCTTAATGCAAGGCGACGGTTTTTGGGATATCACCACAACAACTTTAGATGAAATGTCAGAGACAATTGCTGCTAAATTCAATTTTACAGTAGCACAAGCTGGTAGCTAA
- a CDS encoding imelysin family protein: MKRFLLFFLTICLIYACTSSGEEDPLTADNFDRKVMLTHIADNIIVPSYEDFASKMESLNSVGTAFSNNPTQTTLEDLRGSWLEAYKSWQHIEMFNIGSAEELGFNFFMNIYPLTVSDVEQNITNGTYDLNSPNNHDAQGFPALDYLLFGLGTGDEEILSKYTTATNSNNYKNYLTDVLQQMNTLTKEVVAQFKANRDTFVNSTENTATSSVNKLINDYIFYYEKGLRRNKIGIPAGFFSNTPFPDKVEAYFRKDISKILALEALTAVQDVFVGYYSGTANANRSGFKDYLIALNREDLATAIENQFEVAKTQINILNDDFSAQIISDNSQMLKTRDELQKAVILLKVDMLQAFNISVDYVDADGD; encoded by the coding sequence ATGAAAAGATTTCTATTATTTTTTTTAACAATATGCCTGATATATGCGTGTACTTCATCAGGAGAAGAAGACCCACTAACTGCAGATAATTTCGATAGAAAAGTAATGTTAACCCATATTGCAGACAATATTATTGTTCCTTCTTATGAGGATTTTGCTAGCAAAATGGAGTCATTAAATTCAGTTGGAACAGCATTTTCTAACAATCCGACACAGACCACTTTAGAAGATTTAAGAGGTTCTTGGTTAGAAGCTTACAAATCATGGCAACATATAGAAATGTTCAATATTGGTAGCGCAGAAGAATTAGGTTTTAATTTCTTTATGAATATTTATCCGCTTACGGTTTCAGATGTTGAACAAAATATTACGAATGGAACTTATGATTTAAATAGTCCAAACAATCATGATGCACAAGGTTTTCCTGCTTTAGATTATTTGTTATTTGGTTTAGGAACTGGAGATGAAGAAATTTTATCAAAATATACAACAGCTACAAATAGCAACAATTACAAAAATTATTTGACTGATGTTTTACAACAAATGAATACACTTACTAAAGAGGTTGTTGCGCAGTTTAAAGCTAATAGAGATACTTTTGTAAACAGTACAGAAAATACTGCTACCAGTTCAGTAAATAAATTGATTAATGACTACATTTTTTATTACGAAAAAGGATTAAGAAGAAATAAAATAGGAATTCCTGCAGGATTCTTTTCTAACACTCCTTTTCCTGATAAAGTAGAAGCGTATTTTAGAAAAGATATTTCCAAAATTTTGGCTTTAGAGGCGCTAACAGCAGTGCAAGATGTATTTGTTGGTTATTATTCAGGAACTGCTAATGCCAATAGAAGTGGTTTTAAAGACTATTTAATTGCACTAAATAGAGAAGATTTGGCAACTGCCATTGAAAACCAATTTGAAGTAGCCAAAACACAAATCAATATTTTAAATGACGATTTTTCAGCTCAAATTATATCAGATAATTCGCAAATGCTGAAAACACGTGATGAATTACAAAAAGCAGTCATTTTATTAAAAGTGGATATGTTACAAGCATTTAATATTAGTGTGGATTATGTTGATGCAGATGGCGATTAA
- a CDS encoding HTTM domain-containing protein: MILLKKYLNQQTNAAPLAVFRICFGLMMFMSIIRFWTNGWIEKLYIAPKFHFSYDGFEWVKPLGIYTYLLFIICGLAALCIAIGYKYRMAILIFFLSFTYIELMDKTTYLNHYYFISIVSFLLIFLPANKYFSLDAYQQKKEYLNIPKWTIDSIKLLLGIVYFYAGLAKLNSDWLLRAQPLKIWLPSKYDIPFIGQNLIQQEWFHFAMSWGGMLYDLTIPFLLLYKRTRVFAFILVVFFHVFTRVLFPIGMFPFIMIIATLIFFDANFHQKIIDFIKKYILNVSSSDLEARKVVSRTPIEVKKNDHFITIKRKITLAIIAIFFTVQILVPFRYLLYSGELFWTEEGYRFSWRVMLMEKAGSTNFKIVDKKTGSFFMVDNTDFLTSFQEKQMSFQPDFILEYAHYLGDHFKSQGHQNIGVFAESYVALNGRLSTKFIDSTIDLYQEKESYQHKEWIIPFSSTIKIKGI; this comes from the coding sequence ATGATACTACTAAAAAAATATCTAAACCAACAAACAAATGCTGCTCCTTTAGCAGTTTTTCGCATATGTTTTGGTTTGATGATGTTCATGAGTATCATCCGTTTTTGGACAAATGGTTGGATTGAAAAACTATATATTGCGCCAAAATTTCATTTTTCGTATGATGGTTTTGAGTGGGTAAAACCTTTAGGAATTTACACCTATCTATTATTTATAATTTGTGGTTTAGCAGCTTTGTGTATTGCAATCGGGTATAAATACAGAATGGCAATACTCATTTTTTTTCTGTCATTTACCTATATAGAATTGATGGATAAAACCACCTATTTAAACCATTATTATTTTATATCGATTGTAAGTTTTTTATTGATTTTTTTACCCGCAAATAAGTATTTTTCTTTGGATGCTTATCAACAGAAAAAAGAATATTTGAACATTCCAAAATGGACAATAGATAGCATAAAACTCCTTTTAGGAATTGTCTATTTTTATGCGGGTTTGGCAAAACTGAATTCTGATTGGTTGTTGAGAGCTCAACCACTAAAAATTTGGCTGCCATCAAAATATGACATTCCATTTATTGGACAAAACCTAATACAACAAGAATGGTTTCATTTTGCCATGAGTTGGGGTGGAATGTTGTACGATTTAACAATTCCGTTTTTATTACTCTACAAACGAACACGTGTTTTTGCTTTTATTTTAGTGGTGTTTTTCCACGTATTTACGAGAGTTTTATTCCCTATTGGGATGTTTCCTTTTATTATGATTATCGCAACTTTAATCTTTTTTGATGCCAATTTTCATCAGAAAATAATTGATTTTATTAAAAAATATATCCTGAATGTCAGTTCGAGTGATTTAGAGGCACGAAAAGTTGTATCGAGAACTCCTATTGAAGTTAAAAAAAACGACCATTTCATAACAATCAAAAGAAAAATAACACTAGCAATTATTGCTATTTTTTTTACGGTTCAAATCTTAGTACCTTTCAGATATCTACTATATTCAGGCGAATTATTTTGGACAGAAGAAGGGTATCGTTTTTCTTGGCGTGTAATGTTAATGGAAAAAGCAGGTAGTACCAACTTTAAAATCGTTGATAAAAAAACAGGAAGTTTTTTTATGGTCGATAATACTGATTTTTTAACCTCATTTCAAGAAAAACAAATGAGTTTTCAACCTGATTTTATTTTAGAATATGCCCATTATTTAGGCGATCATTTTAAAAGTCAAGGGCATCAAAATATTGGAGTGTTTGCAGAAAGTTATGTGGCTTTAAATGGGCGATTAAGTACAAAGTTTATAGACTCAACTATTGATTTATATCAGGAAAAAGAATCATATCAGCATAAAGAATGGATCATTCCGTTTTCATCAACAATAAAAATTAAAGGAATTTAG
- a CDS encoding TonB-dependent receptor family protein: protein MKFRIFVVIFSLFQTVIYSQYQVSGKVVSEKNTGIDKVEIYNESGGLLAKTNVSGEFQFNTNLETLLLVVYTENYKVKNVVLSSENYQNTTIVLNSFTEELSEIQIRSRKEKVFELKRLKDVEGTAIYAGKKTEVVLVNQSAAALSTNNARQIFNQVAGLNIYQNDDAGLQLNIGGRGLDPNRTANFNTRQNGYDISADVLGYPESYYTPASEGLDEIQVIRGAASLQYGTQFGGLVNFITKKPTEDFKITFRNTAGNFGLFTNFTSISDTEGKFSYYAYINYKKGDGFRPNSEFESKNAFAYLGYQMNDKSKLSAEFTGLKYLAQQAGGLTDQMFAENPYQSNRARNWFQVNWFLYNIKWEHQFSEDTNFSFNFFGLDASRDALGFRTNRVNQVDANSERDLIKGTFKNYGFESRLVSKYTFFDIKSTFLIGSKFYKANNTNMQGPGSDGFDADFELRINEFPNYSRQSDSRFPNLNAALFGENIFYINDKISITPGFRLEYINTKRDEIIKDIITDAAGNVINENRRDEQDTNERTFVLLGLGSSYKLSKSTEFYGNISQNYRSVTFSDISTANPAFEISEDITDEKGFTIDAGIRGNYNNFFSYDANVFGLFYNDRINIYTRSDGKAERDNIGDARILGIESLIDFNIKKLFTNSSEYVLNYFINSSFITSEYTKSDINGVVGNEVEFIPNINIKTGARFGYKNFLASIQYTYLSRQFSDATNAVGGSISGVTGEIPAYDILDFSASYKYKFLKLEAGVNNILDTSYFTRRATGYPGPGIIPSAPRNFYSTLQISI, encoded by the coding sequence ATGAAATTTAGGATATTCGTTGTTATTTTTAGTCTGTTTCAAACTGTAATTTACAGCCAGTATCAAGTATCTGGAAAGGTGGTTTCTGAGAAAAATACAGGAATTGATAAGGTAGAAATTTATAATGAATCTGGTGGTTTGTTGGCAAAGACAAATGTGTCTGGAGAATTTCAATTCAATACTAATTTAGAAACATTACTCTTAGTTGTTTATACTGAAAATTATAAGGTTAAAAACGTTGTGTTATCCTCAGAAAATTATCAAAATACAACCATTGTTTTAAACTCTTTTACAGAAGAATTATCAGAAATACAAATAAGATCCAGAAAAGAAAAAGTCTTCGAATTAAAACGCTTAAAAGATGTTGAAGGTACTGCAATTTATGCAGGAAAAAAGACAGAAGTAGTTTTGGTAAATCAATCAGCAGCAGCGTTATCTACCAATAATGCACGTCAAATTTTTAATCAAGTGGCTGGTTTAAACATTTATCAAAATGATGATGCAGGTTTGCAGTTAAATATTGGGGGTAGAGGCTTAGATCCTAACAGAACTGCCAATTTTAATACGCGTCAAAATGGCTACGACATTAGCGCAGATGTTTTGGGGTATCCAGAAAGTTATTATACTCCAGCATCAGAAGGTTTAGACGAAATTCAAGTAATTCGTGGTGCAGCATCCTTGCAATACGGAACGCAGTTTGGTGGTTTAGTAAATTTTATCACTAAAAAGCCGACCGAAGATTTCAAGATTACGTTTAGAAATACGGCGGGTAATTTTGGTTTATTTACCAACTTTACAAGTATCAGTGATACAGAGGGTAAGTTTAGCTATTATGCCTATATCAATTATAAAAAAGGAGACGGTTTTAGACCGAATTCTGAATTTGAATCCAAAAATGCTTTTGCATATTTAGGATATCAAATGAATGATAAAAGCAAATTATCTGCAGAATTTACAGGTTTAAAATATTTGGCGCAACAAGCAGGAGGTTTAACCGATCAAATGTTTGCAGAAAACCCGTATCAAAGTAATAGGGCAAGAAACTGGTTTCAAGTAAACTGGTTTTTGTACAATATAAAATGGGAACATCAATTTTCTGAGGATACCAATTTTTCGTTTAATTTCTTTGGATTAGATGCCTCAAGAGATGCTTTAGGTTTTAGAACCAATAGAGTAAATCAGGTAGATGCAAATAGCGAAAGAGATTTAATTAAAGGTACCTTTAAAAATTACGGTTTTGAATCTCGATTGGTAAGCAAGTATACTTTTTTTGATATAAAATCAACGTTTTTAATCGGTTCTAAATTCTACAAAGCCAATAACACTAATATGCAAGGCCCAGGTTCTGATGGTTTTGATGCTGATTTTGAATTAAGAATAAACGAATTTCCCAATTATTCAAGACAATCAGATAGTAGATTCCCAAATTTAAATGCAGCACTTTTTGGAGAGAATATTTTTTACATCAATGATAAAATTTCTATAACACCCGGTTTTAGATTGGAATATATCAACACAAAAAGAGATGAAATTATCAAAGACATTATTACGGATGCAGCAGGCAATGTCATTAATGAAAATAGGAGGGATGAGCAAGATACCAATGAGCGAACCTTTGTTTTATTAGGATTAGGAAGTAGTTACAAACTAAGTAAATCAACAGAGTTTTATGGAAATATTTCTCAAAATTATCGTTCCGTAACTTTTTCAGATATTAGCACCGCAAACCCTGCTTTTGAAATTTCTGAAGATATTACCGATGAAAAAGGATTTACAATAGATGCAGGAATACGAGGGAATTACAATAATTTTTTCTCCTATGATGCCAATGTTTTTGGGTTGTTTTATAACGATAGAATTAATATTTATACCCGATCAGATGGCAAAGCAGAAAGAGACAATATTGGAGATGCACGAATTTTAGGAATTGAGAGCTTAATCGATTTTAATATCAAAAAATTATTTACAAATAGCTCAGAATATGTTTTAAATTATTTTATCAATTCTTCTTTTATCACATCCGAGTATACAAAATCAGACATTAATGGGGTGGTTGGGAATGAAGTAGAGTTTATTCCGAATATCAACATTAAAACAGGAGCAAGATTTGGCTATAAAAACTTTTTAGCAAGTATTCAATATACCTATTTATCGCGTCAGTTTTCTGATGCAACAAATGCAGTTGGAGGAAGCATCAGTGGTGTTACAGGAGAAATACCAGCCTACGATATTTTAGATTTTTCTGCATCTTATAAATACAAATTTTTAAAATTAGAGGCGGGTGTCAATAATATTTTAGATACTAGTTATTTTACGAGAAGAGCAACGGGGTATCCAGGTCCAGGAATTATACCTTCTGCTCCTAGAAATTTTTATAGTACACTTCAAATCAGTATTTAA
- the guaB gene encoding IMP dehydrogenase, which translates to MIAHNQKIIGEGLTYDDVLLVPAFSQVLPREVSIQTKFTRNITINVPIASAAMDTVTEAALAIAMAREGGIGVLHKNMSIEQQAQEVRKVKRAESGMIIDPVTLPLTAVVLDAKRNMKEHSIGGIPIVDDQGILKGIVTNRDLRFEHDNSRPITEVMTHKNLITAAVGTSLKGAEAILQKNKIEKLLIVDDAYKLKGLITFRDITKVTQKPIANKDTFGRLRVAAALGVTNDAVERAEALVNAGVDAVIIDTAHGHTEGVVKVLKAVKAKFPDLDVVVGNIATPEAARFLVDAGADAVKVGIGPGSICTTRVVAGVGFPQFSAVLEVAHAIKGSGVPVIADGGIRYTGDIPKAIAAGADCVMLGSLLAGTKESPGETIIYEGRKFKSYRGMGSVEAMKKGSKDRYFQDVEDDIKKLVPEGIVGRVPYKGDLDESIHQFIGGLRAGMGYCGAKDIETLKETGKFVRITASGINESHPHDVAITKESPNYSRR; encoded by the coding sequence ATGATAGCACACAATCAAAAAATTATAGGAGAAGGTTTAACGTATGATGACGTTCTTTTAGTCCCAGCCTTTTCTCAAGTACTACCTAGAGAAGTAAGTATTCAAACAAAATTTACAAGAAATATCACTATCAACGTGCCAATAGCCTCTGCAGCTATGGATACAGTTACAGAAGCTGCATTGGCAATCGCTATGGCGAGAGAAGGTGGTATTGGTGTTTTGCACAAAAATATGTCGATTGAGCAACAAGCGCAAGAAGTAAGAAAAGTAAAGCGTGCAGAAAGCGGGATGATTATAGACCCTGTTACACTGCCTTTAACAGCGGTTGTTTTAGATGCGAAAAGAAACATGAAAGAGCATAGTATTGGTGGTATTCCTATTGTTGATGATCAAGGAATTCTTAAAGGAATTGTAACCAATAGAGATTTGCGTTTTGAGCATGACAATAGCAGACCGATTACAGAGGTTATGACGCATAAAAATTTAATTACAGCTGCGGTAGGTACTTCATTAAAAGGAGCAGAAGCAATTCTTCAAAAAAATAAAATAGAAAAATTATTAATTGTTGATGATGCCTATAAGTTAAAGGGATTAATCACTTTTAGAGATATTACAAAGGTTACTCAAAAACCAATTGCCAATAAAGATACTTTTGGTAGATTAAGAGTTGCTGCAGCTTTAGGAGTTACAAATGATGCTGTTGAAAGAGCAGAAGCATTGGTAAACGCAGGGGTAGATGCTGTGATTATAGACACTGCTCATGGGCACACCGAAGGCGTTGTAAAGGTTTTAAAAGCTGTAAAAGCAAAATTCCCAGATTTAGATGTAGTGGTTGGTAATATTGCCACACCAGAAGCGGCAAGATTTTTAGTGGATGCGGGTGCTGATGCCGTTAAAGTAGGAATTGGTCCAGGTTCTATTTGTACCACCAGAGTGGTAGCAGGAGTCGGTTTTCCACAATTTTCTGCGGTTTTAGAAGTAGCACATGCTATTAAAGGTAGTGGAGTTCCTGTAATTGCAGATGGTGGAATTCGGTATACAGGCGATATTCCGAAAGCCATTGCAGCGGGTGCAGATTGTGTAATGCTCGGATCATTATTAGCAGGTACAAAAGAATCTCCAGGCGAAACTATTATTTACGAAGGAAGAAAATTCAAATCATACCGAGGTATGGGGTCTGTAGAAGCGATGAAAAAAGGCTCTAAAGACCGTTATTTTCAGGATGTTGAAGATGATATTAAAAAGCTAGTTCCAGAAGGAATTGTAGGACGCGTGCCTTATAAAGGAGATTTAGATGAAAGTATTCACCAGTTTATTGGAGGATTGCGAGCGGGAATGGGCTATTGCGGTGCAAAAGATATTGAGACTTTAAAGGAAACAGGTAAATTTGTAAGAATTACTGCAAGTGGTATTAATGAAAGCCATCCTCATGATGTGGCCATTACAAAAGAATCACCTAATTACAGCAGAAGATAA